The Methylomicrobium agile genome has a segment encoding these proteins:
- the tagF gene encoding type VI secretion system-associated protein TagF, with protein sequence MIQPQSAPGFYGKIPSHGDFLSRRLPRQFIEPWDQWLQAGLTASREQLGPAWLDTFLISPIWQFALPAGLCGNDAWAGVMMPSVDRVGRYFPLTLAAKVNNWPLTDLFEPDCSWFEALSQLALFSLDYDFDLDSFDGRLERLHLREFVSVQPIRYGQERLDTASARQAFHFRLDTAADTPRALRQIGSRLGARFLERCSYWRSTALEASETSFLLCDGMPPVDAFVGFLNGVWPNRQWNLSNLSLAGSLPVTDTKVSQPAIEAEASSTGPAAGDPVWEHGEITRGRETRAPLRRSGAKWVTESAGLSVVGMRRKLNEDAILERCEAGMWAVADGMGGHSAGDVASKTAVAALAKISGQDGIDRYQERVEACLQSVNRELLRMAESRGHGQIIGSTIVVLLISGKHFRYLWAGDSRLYRYRQGILEQLTQDHSLSPPIADGGLGASEASAVPVHENVITRAVGADELLELDAGEGEIADRDLFILCSDGLIKELADADIIAYCMAGSPEEIVRNLVREAEMRGGRDNISVVIVSVACEKL encoded by the coding sequence GTGATTCAGCCGCAATCCGCGCCGGGCTTTTACGGCAAGATCCCGAGCCACGGCGACTTTTTATCCCGGCGTTTGCCGCGCCAGTTTATCGAACCCTGGGACCAATGGCTGCAGGCGGGTTTGACCGCCAGCCGCGAGCAATTGGGTCCGGCCTGGCTGGATACCTTTCTAATTAGTCCGATCTGGCAGTTCGCCCTGCCGGCGGGTCTGTGCGGGAACGATGCCTGGGCCGGGGTCATGATGCCGAGCGTCGACAGGGTAGGGCGGTATTTTCCGCTGACGCTGGCCGCGAAAGTCAATAACTGGCCGTTGACCGATCTGTTCGAGCCCGATTGCAGCTGGTTCGAGGCGTTGTCCCAACTGGCGCTGTTTTCGCTCGATTATGATTTCGACCTGGACAGTTTTGATGGCAGGTTAGAGCGCCTGCATCTTCGCGAATTCGTTTCGGTGCAGCCGATTCGCTATGGCCAGGAGCGGCTTGATACCGCTTCGGCTCGACAGGCTTTTCATTTCCGGCTCGATACGGCCGCGGATACGCCCCGGGCCTTGCGCCAGATTGGGAGCCGGTTGGGCGCACGTTTTTTGGAACGTTGCAGCTACTGGCGCTCGACCGCGCTTGAAGCTTCAGAGACTTCCTTTTTGCTCTGCGACGGGATGCCGCCGGTCGATGCTTTTGTCGGGTTTCTGAATGGCGTATGGCCGAATCGCCAATGGAACTTGTCGAATCTTAGCTTGGCCGGGAGTTTGCCGGTAACGGACACCAAGGTTTCGCAACCAGCGATCGAGGCCGAAGCTTCTTCAACCGGACCGGCCGCGGGCGATCCGGTTTGGGAGCACGGAGAGATTACGCGCGGCCGGGAGACGCGTGCCCCGTTACGACGCTCGGGCGCAAAATGGGTGACGGAGAGCGCCGGGTTGAGCGTGGTCGGGATGCGGCGTAAGCTCAATGAAGACGCGATCCTGGAGAGGTGCGAGGCCGGGATGTGGGCGGTGGCCGATGGGATGGGCGGGCACAGCGCGGGGGATGTTGCGAGCAAAACCGCGGTAGCGGCCCTGGCGAAGATTTCCGGCCAAGATGGCATTGACCGCTATCAGGAACGGGTCGAGGCATGCCTGCAGTCGGTCAATCGCGAACTGCTGCGTATGGCCGAAAGTCGGGGCCATGGCCAGATTATCGGCAGTACGATCGTAGTGTTGCTGATATCCGGCAAGCACTTCCGTTACCTTTGGGCGGGCGACAGCCGTTTGTATCGTTACCGGCAAGGGATTCTCGAGCAATTGACCCAGGATCACTCCTTATCACCGCCAATAGCGGACGGCGGGCTTGGCGCCTCCGAGGCTTCAGCCGTTCCGGTCCATGAAAATGTGATTACGCGTGCGGTCGGGGCGGATGAGCTGCTGGAGCTCGACGCTGGGGAAGGAGAAATTGCCGATCGGGATTTGTTTATTTTGTGCAGCGACGGGTTGATCAAGGAACTCGCGGATGCGGATATCATCGCTTATTGCATGGCAGGGTCCCCGGAAGAGATTGTTCGGAATCTGGTTCGCGAAGCGGAAATGAGAGGGGGCAGGGATAATATTTCGGTAGTCATCGTCTCGGTCGCCTGCGAAAAACTTTGA
- the tssM gene encoding type VI secretion system membrane subunit TssM: MGKLKAFFTNKWVIQFLGLAALSCLVWFAGPLIAIAGSVPLESAPARILVIIALFVIWVIFRLVMQLRAGSTEKKLVEQLVTGDSDHVAAASADEVDMLRKGFEDAFAVLKKSRTGSKSSGQFVYQLPWYAIIGPPGSGKTTALINSGLHFPLAEKLGKHAIQGVSGTRNCDWWFADNAVFLDTAGRYTAQESHKAVDAAGWAGFLALIKKYRPRRPLNGVIVATSLSDLLQQSEQERLLHAKAVRARIHELYQHLGVRLPVYMMFTKADLVAGFNDFFADLTPEQRAQVWGETFSADTLTGDQDLPARFADSYDELLQRLQNLTIGRIQDERDVRRRGAILDFPQQMTLLKPALLDFLQATFAANRYEQPVLLRGCYFTSGTQEGTPIDRMLGILAGAFHLDRQAVPMYSGQGKSFFLTRLLKDVLFPEAELAGQDPKLEKRTRLLQLSAYAGAGLVFLAVISLWTVSYFNNRAALEQIEEQIEQYRTIKMSASSTQDNFRVLLPRLNILQTARNVYKEAGLWTGYGLSQGDKIEAAAGHAYEAMLREYFLPSIMLRLKERMQGAEGNKLDVLYELLKVYLMFNQTDRLVPETAMAWVRADWDLQYAGDPEAVAQLAGYLDNLLKLQLDPVQIDQAFVNSVRGKLTQVPLIGQIYSRFKSETSLDQAHDFQLGKALGVDGARVFTLSDGKDFSSYAIPAVFTGYGYKELFLTKSRDFVKDAVEQNWVLGSQARLEIAEVEKLHAELKKLYVNEYKTVWSDLIAKLKLQPALTTSQTAQMLDILSRPDGPLRKLLDGIEANTAFSQLSKQASDSMAKAVGSALKSPDTKTSQLLALAKNAAGVDAGPDPALAAEAQFEPLNNLVRGGPDKPVALDSVLQQLKSLRDYFLQLSSANTGGQALQNQASLFSGAGTDVLKQAQLEFARLPEPLKGWLQIVVNSGGQKLSSAAKGQLSEMVKTAVASPCKAALTGRYPFNVKTNQDVLLADFSKIFAPSGLMDQFFQANLKPFVDTSRPVWSEMVAEKPLGLSQESIRRFQLAAKIRDAFFAAGPSPQVQFELKPQGLDTNVGTFRLQIEGQEAVYRHGPEQATSLKWPGPTPSQGVRIVFESLDGRQASRSKEGTWAFFRLLDEATIEPTSAPEKFNLTFQLDGMSARYELRAASVTNPFNLRELQSFRCPEGL; encoded by the coding sequence ATGGGAAAGCTCAAGGCATTTTTTACCAATAAATGGGTGATTCAGTTTCTAGGGCTGGCGGCGCTCAGCTGCCTGGTATGGTTCGCGGGGCCGCTGATCGCGATCGCCGGCAGCGTGCCGCTGGAGTCGGCGCCGGCGAGGATACTGGTAATTATCGCTTTGTTCGTGATTTGGGTGATTTTTCGGCTGGTCATGCAGCTTCGTGCCGGCAGCACCGAGAAAAAACTGGTCGAGCAATTGGTCACCGGCGACAGTGATCATGTGGCGGCAGCGTCGGCCGATGAAGTCGATATGTTGCGTAAAGGCTTCGAGGACGCGTTTGCGGTATTGAAAAAATCGCGCACAGGCAGTAAATCCTCTGGCCAGTTTGTTTATCAATTACCGTGGTATGCGATCATCGGACCGCCCGGCTCCGGCAAAACGACTGCACTGATCAATTCCGGCCTGCATTTTCCGCTCGCCGAAAAGCTCGGCAAACATGCGATCCAAGGAGTCAGCGGGACGCGCAATTGCGATTGGTGGTTTGCCGATAATGCGGTTTTTCTGGATACGGCCGGCCGTTATACGGCTCAGGAAAGCCACAAGGCCGTCGATGCGGCCGGATGGGCCGGATTTTTGGCGCTGATCAAAAAATACCGTCCGCGTCGGCCGTTAAATGGCGTGATCGTGGCGACCAGCCTTTCCGATCTGCTGCAGCAGTCCGAGCAGGAGCGCCTGCTGCATGCGAAGGCCGTGCGTGCGCGGATTCATGAGCTTTATCAGCATCTCGGCGTACGGCTGCCGGTCTATATGATGTTTACCAAGGCCGATCTGGTGGCTGGCTTCAACGATTTTTTCGCCGATCTGACTCCCGAGCAGCGCGCCCAGGTTTGGGGAGAAACCTTTTCGGCCGACACCCTGACCGGCGATCAGGATTTACCTGCGCGTTTCGCGGATTCCTATGACGAATTGCTGCAGCGCCTGCAGAATCTGACGATCGGACGGATTCAGGACGAGCGCGATGTGCGCCGGCGTGGCGCGATTCTGGATTTCCCGCAGCAAATGACATTGCTGAAACCCGCGCTGCTGGATTTTTTACAGGCAACTTTCGCGGCAAACCGGTATGAGCAGCCGGTACTCCTGCGCGGCTGTTATTTCACCAGCGGTACCCAGGAAGGCACGCCGATCGACCGGATGCTGGGCATCCTGGCCGGCGCTTTTCACCTGGACCGGCAGGCTGTCCCGATGTACAGCGGCCAGGGAAAGAGTTTCTTTCTGACGCGCCTGCTGAAGGATGTGTTGTTTCCCGAAGCGGAACTGGCCGGTCAGGATCCGAAACTGGAAAAACGGACGCGCTTACTGCAGCTGAGCGCCTATGCCGGCGCCGGGCTCGTTTTTTTGGCCGTGATTTCGCTCTGGACGGTCAGCTATTTCAACAATCGGGCCGCGTTGGAACAGATCGAAGAACAGATTGAGCAATACCGCACGATCAAAATGTCCGCAAGCAGTACCCAGGATAATTTTCGGGTATTGTTGCCGCGTCTGAATATTTTGCAGACGGCGCGGAATGTATACAAAGAGGCCGGGCTATGGACCGGATACGGCCTGTCGCAGGGCGACAAGATCGAGGCGGCCGCAGGCCATGCCTATGAGGCAATGCTGCGCGAGTATTTTCTGCCTTCGATCATGCTGCGTTTGAAAGAGCGGATGCAGGGGGCTGAAGGCAATAAACTCGACGTGCTGTATGAGCTGCTGAAGGTTTACCTGATGTTCAACCAGACTGACCGGCTGGTGCCGGAAACTGCGATGGCCTGGGTGCGCGCGGACTGGGACCTGCAATACGCCGGCGATCCCGAAGCCGTTGCCCAATTGGCCGGGTATCTGGATAACCTGCTCAAACTGCAGCTCGACCCGGTGCAGATCGATCAGGCTTTCGTGAACTCGGTTAGAGGCAAGCTGACGCAGGTGCCGCTGATCGGCCAGATTTATTCACGCTTCAAGTCGGAGACATCGCTCGACCAGGCGCATGATTTCCAATTAGGCAAGGCCCTCGGTGTGGATGGCGCGCGAGTTTTCACCCTATCGGACGGCAAGGATTTTTCGTCTTATGCGATCCCGGCGGTGTTCACCGGTTACGGCTATAAAGAGCTGTTTTTGACCAAAAGCCGCGATTTCGTGAAGGATGCGGTCGAGCAGAACTGGGTGCTGGGCAGTCAGGCCAGACTGGAAATCGCGGAAGTCGAAAAACTGCATGCCGAATTGAAGAAGCTGTACGTCAACGAATATAAAACGGTCTGGTCGGACCTGATCGCCAAGCTGAAGCTTCAACCCGCGTTGACGACGAGCCAGACCGCCCAGATGCTCGACATTCTGTCCAGGCCCGACGGTCCTTTGCGCAAATTGCTGGACGGCATCGAGGCGAATACGGCATTCAGTCAGTTAAGCAAACAGGCCAGCGACTCGATGGCGAAAGCGGTCGGTAGCGCATTGAAGTCGCCGGATACGAAGACCTCGCAATTGCTCGCTTTGGCCAAAAACGCGGCCGGCGTCGATGCCGGGCCCGATCCGGCCCTTGCGGCGGAGGCGCAGTTCGAGCCTTTGAACAATCTGGTGCGCGGCGGGCCGGATAAACCGGTAGCGCTGGATTCGGTATTGCAGCAATTGAAAAGCCTGCGCGATTACTTTCTGCAATTGAGCAGCGCCAATACCGGCGGCCAGGCCTTGCAGAATCAGGCGAGCCTGTTTAGCGGCGCCGGCACGGACGTGCTGAAACAGGCGCAGCTCGAATTTGCCCGCCTGCCCGAACCGTTGAAAGGCTGGCTGCAAATCGTCGTGAACAGCGGTGGGCAAAAACTGTCTTCGGCAGCCAAGGGCCAGCTGAGCGAAATGGTCAAAACGGCCGTCGCCTCGCCCTGTAAAGCGGCTTTAACGGGACGTTATCCGTTCAATGTGAAAACGAATCAGGACGTCCTGCTGGCCGATTTTTCGAAAATCTTTGCGCCTTCCGGGCTGATGGACCAGTTTTTCCAGGCGAATCTAAAACCCTTTGTCGACACCAGCAGGCCCGTCTGGTCTGAAATGGTGGCCGAAAAGCCGTTAGGTTTGTCGCAGGAGTCAATCCGTCGGTTTCAGCTGGCGGCCAAGATCCGGGATGCCTTTTTCGCCGCCGGGCCTTCGCCTCAGGTGCAATTCGAGCTGAAACCGCAGGGGCTCGATACGAATGTCGGGACCTTCCGCCTGCAAATCGAAGGCCAAGAGGCGGTTTATCGGCACGGTCCGGAACAGGCCACCAGTCTGAAGTGGCCTGGGCCGACTCCCAGCCAGGGTGTGCGGATCGTCTTCGAAAGTCTCGACGGGCGTCAGGCCAGCCGCAGTAAGGAAGGCACCTGGGCTTTTTTCCGGTTGCTCGACGAAGCGACGATCGAACCGACTTCGGCGCCGGAAAAATTCAATCTGACGTTTCAACTGGACGGTATGAGCGCGCGCTATGAGCTGCGCGCGGCCAGCGTGACGAACCCATTCAATCTGCGGGAACTGCAAAGTTTCCGTTGTCCGGAAGGTTTGTGA
- the icmH gene encoding type IVB secretion system protein IcmH/DotU, with translation MELPPAEFKQNPIVAAALSLISLAGRLRQTAVYPAVEELRQRMSNEVTLFENRLLQSGISADHTRMASYALCSFLDETILNTPWGSQSQWGQQSLLISFHREAWGGEKFFDIVAALVKQPAQNLVLIELTYLFISLGFEGKYRILTNGANALEKYRAELYQLIQRVKGDSERELSPRWQGLKDVRNALVRYVPLWVVGAVLGVLLLLVYIGFVLALNARSDQIYKDLFALAKQPVEIAHAAIPAPVVKPADPDRKERFKRLLANEIAANMVEVVDDRLLRIRNSFASGSDQLKPEFRPMLRKIADEFAAGKDNVLVTGHTDDKPIVSARFPSNWHLSQSRAKQVSEILNSLATQSGKIRYEGRAESEPLIPNDTPEHRAINRRVDLLIL, from the coding sequence GTGGAACTACCCCCTGCCGAGTTTAAGCAGAATCCGATCGTTGCGGCGGCGCTGTCGCTGATCTCGCTGGCCGGGCGGCTGCGGCAAACCGCGGTGTATCCGGCGGTTGAGGAACTGCGCCAACGGATGAGCAACGAAGTGACTCTGTTTGAAAACCGGTTGCTGCAATCCGGGATCAGCGCCGACCATACCCGTATGGCCAGTTATGCGCTGTGCAGCTTTCTGGATGAAACGATTTTGAATACCCCGTGGGGTTCGCAAAGCCAGTGGGGTCAGCAAAGTTTATTGATCTCTTTCCATCGCGAAGCCTGGGGCGGTGAAAAGTTTTTTGATATTGTCGCGGCATTGGTCAAACAGCCGGCCCAGAATCTGGTGCTGATCGAATTGACCTATCTTTTTATCAGTCTGGGATTCGAAGGCAAGTACCGGATATTGACGAACGGTGCGAACGCGCTGGAGAAATACCGCGCCGAACTGTATCAGTTGATTCAGCGCGTGAAGGGCGATAGCGAACGCGAACTGTCGCCGCGCTGGCAGGGCTTGAAGGACGTGCGCAATGCGCTGGTCCGGTATGTGCCGCTCTGGGTGGTCGGCGCGGTATTGGGCGTGCTTTTGCTTCTGGTTTACATCGGGTTTGTTCTGGCATTGAATGCGAGGTCCGACCAGATTTATAAGGACCTGTTCGCGCTGGCCAAACAGCCGGTCGAGATCGCGCACGCGGCGATTCCGGCGCCGGTCGTAAAACCGGCGGATCCGGATCGGAAGGAACGTTTCAAGCGGCTGCTCGCGAATGAAATTGCGGCAAATATGGTAGAAGTCGTCGACGACCGGCTGCTTCGGATCCGAAACTCGTTTGCCTCCGGCAGTGACCAGTTAAAGCCGGAATTCAGGCCGATGCTGAGAAAGATCGCGGATGAGTTTGCTGCCGGCAAGGACAATGTGCTGGTGACCGGGCACACCGACGACAAACCGATCGTGTCGGCGCGCTTTCCTTCCAACTGGCATTTGTCGCAATCGAGAGCCAAGCAGGTCAGCGAAATATTGAATAGTCTGGCCACGCAAAGCGGGAAGATCCGCTATGAAGGACGGGCCGAAAGCGAGCCGTTGATCCCGAACGATACGCCGGAGCACAGGGCGATCAATCGTCGCGTCGATTTACTGATTTTGTGA
- the tssK gene encoding type VI secretion system baseplate subunit TssK, with translation MSEHNRVVWSEGMFLRPQHFQQHDRYFESLLHGLSLGIHAYAWGFASLKLDQGCLAIGKVGLCECKGVFPDGTPFNLPQDDDLPMPLDVPENEKASIVYLALPLRRSDATEVDSEAFPDNMARYRLTERQVRDHNSGSDGRYDVQIGALKPRLMCESQERSGYVCLGIARVVEVRADKTVILDKQYIPPAVHCASAGLLGSFAGELQGLLHTRGEALAGRVAGSSQGGVAEIADFMLLQLINRYEPLLAHLANTSVMHPEDFFRLCLQMAGELATFYRPGKRPIAFPDYRHDDLKASFIPLIDELRSLLSMVLEQNAVQLPLAEARPGVYVAKRPELQLLEGAIFVLAAKAQVSSELIRSHFPPQAKIGPVEDIQLLVRSALPGIAIQALPVAPRQIPYHAGYSYFELNKQSELWAKMAASGGFAIHVGGSFPELELEFWAIRKG, from the coding sequence ATGTCTGAACACAATAGGGTAGTCTGGTCCGAGGGAATGTTCCTTCGTCCCCAGCATTTCCAGCAGCATGACCGCTATTTTGAAAGCCTGCTGCATGGCTTGTCGCTGGGCATTCACGCCTATGCCTGGGGCTTTGCAAGCCTGAAACTCGACCAGGGATGCCTCGCGATCGGCAAGGTCGGGCTTTGCGAATGCAAGGGCGTCTTTCCGGACGGCACTCCCTTCAACCTGCCGCAAGACGATGATCTGCCGATGCCGCTGGACGTACCCGAAAATGAAAAGGCCAGTATTGTCTATTTGGCCTTGCCGCTGCGCCGGTCGGATGCTACCGAAGTCGACAGCGAGGCTTTTCCGGACAACATGGCCCGTTACCGCCTGACCGAACGCCAGGTCCGCGATCATAACAGCGGCTCCGACGGACGCTACGACGTACAGATCGGCGCACTGAAGCCGCGCCTGATGTGCGAAAGCCAGGAGCGTTCGGGCTATGTCTGTCTGGGTATCGCCAGGGTCGTCGAAGTGCGCGCCGACAAGACGGTAATTCTCGACAAACAGTACATTCCGCCGGCCGTGCACTGCGCCTCTGCGGGCCTGTTGGGCAGCTTTGCCGGCGAGTTGCAAGGCTTGCTGCATACGCGCGGCGAAGCGTTGGCGGGACGAGTCGCCGGCAGCAGCCAGGGCGGCGTGGCAGAAATCGCCGACTTCATGCTGCTGCAGCTGATCAACCGCTACGAACCGCTGCTGGCGCATCTGGCCAATACTTCGGTGATGCATCCGGAAGATTTTTTCCGGCTTTGCCTGCAAATGGCCGGCGAATTGGCGACCTTTTATCGCCCCGGCAAACGGCCGATTGCGTTTCCCGATTACCGGCACGACGACTTGAAAGCCAGTTTCATTCCGTTGATTGACGAACTGCGTAGCCTGTTGAGCATGGTGCTGGAACAGAATGCGGTGCAGTTGCCGTTGGCCGAAGCCCGGCCTGGCGTCTATGTCGCAAAACGCCCGGAATTACAGTTGTTGGAGGGTGCAATTTTTGTGCTTGCCGCGAAGGCTCAGGTATCTTCCGAATTGATCCGCAGCCATTTCCCGCCGCAGGCTAAGATTGGCCCGGTCGAAGACATTCAATTGCTGGTGCGTTCGGCGCTGCCCGGCATTGCGATTCAGGCCTTGCCGGTCGCGCCGCGGCAGATTCCTTACCATGCCGGTTACTCTTATTTCGAGCTGAACAAGCAAAGCGAGCTATGGGCAAAAATGGCGGCTTCCGGCGGCTTTGCGATTCATGTCGGCGGCAGTTTTCCGGAATTGGAACTCGAGTTTTGGGCAATTAGAAAAGGTTGA
- the tagH gene encoding type VI secretion system-associated FHA domain protein TagH, whose product MTLIIKAVSYKDAPLTSEISVRFEEQGGSIGRSPDNQMVLPDPEKYISRLHAEIQYERGQYFIQDCSAGGTYLEQQGQQLQQARAALTDGEKLRIGEYELVVTIIESAPAFSQPYQSYVEPVRQLDLADSSALGGLSGPQPSVAVKTETHQSFIEQPDASVFHQSFTPPEAQADPRLQKKEEVKDDLDFGDLLSTLDHLSASPSAPDGRAFKPSASSPSLLSDFPELPADFFEEESMLESAKMSAATSPHLDTADLPASPFNTAATDQEELVAANELPASPFSSNPFPEAGSGREADPAAPFSLETAIHSVEAREPEAVAPIPKPHVAPQEARVRMTAPSNTERAAADSELIRAFLTGAGIDDSQFLSPEQWSELFRTSGELLRSMVEGLMCVLRARAELKSQFRVSVTTMRSVDNNPLKFTPNVDDALRLILAPTNPGFLTPKEAVREGFADIMNHQMAMTAGIQAALADILRGFDPELIEKAQGEGIQFQKKAKCWEHYTNQYPKLKASAQEDFFGDAFGDAYEQQMQLLSRSSKQ is encoded by the coding sequence ATGACATTGATCATTAAAGCCGTCAGTTACAAGGATGCGCCGCTGACGTCAGAAATCAGCGTTCGGTTTGAAGAGCAGGGCGGTTCGATCGGACGTTCGCCGGATAACCAGATGGTGTTACCCGATCCCGAAAAGTACATCTCCCGCCTGCATGCCGAGATTCAATACGAAAGGGGGCAGTATTTCATTCAGGACTGTAGCGCCGGAGGGACTTACCTGGAACAGCAGGGCCAGCAGCTGCAGCAGGCCCGAGCGGCTTTGACCGATGGCGAAAAACTGCGCATCGGTGAATATGAACTGGTGGTGACGATAATCGAATCGGCGCCGGCATTCTCGCAGCCTTATCAGTCTTATGTAGAGCCTGTCCGTCAGCTGGATTTGGCCGATAGCAGCGCCTTGGGCGGACTTTCTGGCCCTCAACCCAGTGTCGCAGTAAAAACCGAAACACATCAAAGTTTCATCGAACAGCCCGATGCTTCGGTTTTTCATCAAAGCTTTACCCCACCGGAAGCCCAAGCGGATCCTCGGCTTCAGAAGAAGGAAGAGGTGAAAGATGATCTCGACTTCGGCGATCTACTCTCGACCCTGGATCATTTGTCGGCTTCCCCGTCTGCGCCGGACGGCCGCGCTTTTAAGCCGTCAGCCTCGAGCCCTTCATTGCTTTCCGATTTCCCCGAACTGCCAGCCGATTTTTTTGAGGAAGAGAGTATGCTGGAATCCGCTAAGATGTCGGCTGCCACTTCGCCGCACCTTGATACGGCGGATTTGCCGGCTTCGCCGTTTAATACCGCGGCAACCGATCAAGAGGAACTGGTAGCGGCGAACGAGCTACCTGCGTCTCCATTTTCGTCAAATCCATTCCCAGAGGCAGGTTCCGGACGCGAAGCTGATCCAGCCGCGCCCTTTAGCTTGGAGACGGCAATTCACAGTGTCGAGGCGAGAGAACCGGAGGCGGTAGCTCCAATACCGAAGCCCCATGTGGCTCCTCAGGAAGCCCGGGTGCGCATGACCGCCCCTTCCAATACTGAAAGAGCGGCAGCGGACAGCGAACTGATTCGTGCATTTCTAACCGGGGCAGGGATTGACGATTCCCAGTTTTTGTCACCGGAACAATGGTCGGAGTTGTTCCGGACCTCTGGCGAACTGCTGCGCAGCATGGTCGAAGGACTGATGTGCGTACTGCGCGCCCGCGCGGAGCTGAAAAGCCAGTTTCGCGTTTCGGTGACCACGATGCGGTCGGTCGACAATAATCCGTTGAAATTTACCCCGAATGTCGATGATGCGCTGCGCCTGATTCTGGCGCCGACGAATCCCGGCTTTTTGACGCCGAAAGAAGCGGTGCGGGAAGGATTTGCGGACATCATGAATCATCAGATGGCGATGACCGCCGGCATCCAGGCCGCGCTGGCGGATATTCTGCGCGGTTTCGATCCCGAATTGATCGAGAAAGCCCAAGGCGAAGGGATCCAGTTTCAGAAAAAAGCCAAATGCTGGGAGCACTATACGAATCAATACCCGAAGCTGAAGGCTTCCGCCCAGGAAGACTTTTTCGGGGACGCTTTCGGCGATGCTTATGAGCAGCAAATGCAGTTGCTGAGCCGCTCCTCAAAACAATAG
- the tssJ gene encoding type VI secretion system lipoprotein TssJ encodes MKRSRFVPVLSFVLLQACGSAPPAPPAPVPEPPTVVNLKISSAANLNADAIGAGAPVMLRIYQLRETSAFNSADFFSLFDKDQATLSAEMARKQELLIKPNDHLSLSLQLEPDIKTLGIFAAFRLLDNAQWRAMLPVTAHQTQTAEIKLQGNTVRVEPLQPGINKP; translated from the coding sequence ATGAAACGATCCCGTTTTGTACCGGTTTTGAGTTTTGTATTGTTGCAGGCTTGCGGCAGCGCGCCTCCGGCGCCCCCTGCCCCCGTGCCGGAGCCGCCGACCGTCGTGAATTTAAAGATCAGCAGCGCGGCAAACCTGAATGCGGACGCGATCGGTGCCGGCGCCCCGGTCATGCTCCGGATTTATCAATTGCGGGAGACCAGTGCCTTTAATTCCGCCGACTTTTTTTCGCTGTTCGATAAGGATCAGGCGACGCTGTCCGCTGAAATGGCAAGGAAACAAGAACTGCTGATCAAGCCGAACGACCATCTGTCGCTTTCGTTGCAGCTGGAGCCCGACATCAAAACGCTAGGAATCTTCGCCGCTTTTAGGCTGCTGGATAACGCGCAATGGCGCGCCATGCTACCGGTGACAGCTCACCAGACGCAAACGGCCGAAATCAAACTGCAAGGCAATACGGTGCGCGTTGAGCCGCTCCAACCGGGCATAAACAAGCCATAA